CCTGAAGGAACGCGGTTTAGAGTTTGGAATGGATGTAGATAAATATCTAAAACCTGAAGAGAGTAAAAAATAGCTTAGAATAGGGATTTGAGATGCGACACAGAAAAAAAGGAAATCATTTAGGGCGGACGGCCAGCCACAAAAAAGCGCTGATGCGCAATCTGGCGGCCGAAGTTTTCGAACATAAAGAAATTCGTACTACGCTGGCTAAAGCTAAAGAGCTGCGCAGCTATGTAGAACGATTGATTACCTACGGCAAAAAAGGAACGCTCCACCACCGACGTCTGGCGTTTCAATTTTTACAGAATAAAAATGCCGTAAAAACCCTGTTCGATGAAATTGCGCCTCTGTACGAAGACAGAGCCGGCGGCTACACGCGAATCATCAAGCTGGGAAATCGCCGCGGAGACAATGCGCAAATTTCAATCTTTCAACTGGTTGGCTTCGAAAAGGTAAAAAGCAAAAAAGACGAAAAGAAAAAAGAGGCGAAAAAAGCCAAACCTGAAGTTAAAGAGGAAGACGTTAAAGCCGCAGTTGAAGAGAAAAAACAACCGGCGGAAGGGGAAGCAAAAGAAACGGCTGAACCCACTGAACAAACAAAAGCGGACACTCCAGAAGAAGTAAAATCTGAGGAGACGCCTCAGGAAGCTGCGGAAGAAAAAAAGGCTCCTGAAGACGAGAAAAAAGAATAATAATTTCCTCCCTCCCTAAAAAAAGCCATCTGCCATGTGTGGGTGGCTTTTTTTGTTTGCCGACTTTCTTGCATTGAGTTGAACACTTCTCTATATTTATCTTTATTAAAAATATAAAGTTATTTCTATGTTGAAGATAATTGTTTTAATTCTGGGAATTCTGGTCGGGCAGGCGCTCGCTCAACATCGTGGTATCTGGATTGTTAGAAATTCTTTGAATACAAAAGAAGATTTAAAACAATTAGAAAGAATTCATCAAAAACTACAATTAACGGATGTTTATGTGCAGGTAAGGGCATTAGGGGAAAATGTGTACTCCGCTCCAATGGCCTCTCGACTTACCCTAAATGAGATCGTTGAGTTTTGTCACCGAAACGGCATTAAAGCGCATGCCTGGATAAATGTTTTTTATATCTGGTCAAAAAATAAGGCGCCGCGCAACCCGAACCATCCCTTTTTGCAGGATGTCGATCATTTATTAAGCGATTGGTCCAGTGAAGAACCCGTACTAAAAAATTTGAAGAAGAAAGGCGTTGAAGGATATTTTGTTGACCCGCGCGCTTTTACCAACAAAGCTCAAATAGAACGGCTGCTTAACCAATTACTTACGCAGTATCAGTTTGACGGCATTCATCTGGATTACATCCGTTATCCGGGCAAGGGCGTAATCTTTTCTAAGCACCTGCGCACTCTTTTCATGAAAAAATATTTCATCGATCCCCTGTTGTTTTTCAAAGAAAAAACGTTTAACCCCGAGGGCCAAAGCCTGTACCGAAACTTTTTGCTAAACGAACTGAACAATTTTGTCGAGAACTTTAAAAATGTCGTTCGGCAAATAGACGAATCGTGTGTGGTTACCATGGCTGTTAAACCTGATATTGACCGGGCAAAGTTCGAATATTATCAGGATTGGGTCAACTGGCTAAAGCAGGGGAGCGGCGATTATGTGCTGATGATGAATTATTCTCCCGATGAAAATGTTTTCCGCAAAAATCTGTTAAAAGCCGAGCAATTGATCGGAAAAAATAACGTCGTTTGTGGAATCGGAGCCTATTATCTGGACGGTGAAAATTTAGAGAAGAGAATTAAACTGGTTGAAGCGCTTCAGTTTAAAGGCTATGCGTTGTTTTCGTTTACAACTTTAAAAAATAAGCCTGAACTGCTCACAACGATCGATCAAAGACAAACGATAAAGATACAAACGTATTGACGGAATGCTAAAGCTATGGGAAAAATACTGGTAGTGGCCGGCCAAAAAGGCGGAATTGGTAAAACGACAACGGTGGTAAACCTGGGAGCAAGTTTGGCCATATTTAACAAATCGGTGTTGCTGGTCGATCTGGATCCGCAGGGCAGTGTTGGAATAAGTTTTCAATTGGACGAATATCATGTTAAATTAGGCATGTACGATGTTATTGTAAATAACATGGCTTTGAGCAATGCCATTATTAATAGCGGCCTGGATACGCTGGATATCGCCCCGATGAATGTGCGCAACGAAGAGATGGAAATCGAACTCTATTCCAGGGCCTTAAAAATTGATCTGGTAAAAACCATTTTAACGCCGGTTCGCAACCTGTACGATTTTATTATTGTTGACTGTCCGCCCAATCTGGGGGCGATGACTTTAAACGGCCTGGTGGCTGCCGATGAGGTGATTATTCCGGTTTTAAGCGAATATTACTCGTTAAAATCACTGGGCAAGTTTTTAAATACGTTGAAAAACATCAGCAAAAAATACAATAAAAATCTGAAAATTGGCGGAATATTGGTTACCATGTACGACGCTCGTGTGCGCAAGCAAAAAGAGATCATGGAATATTTGCGCAGTACCTTTAAAGAACTTGTCTTTAAAAGTTTTATTCCGCGCAATTCAAAAGTTTCCGAAGCGCCTTCGGTAGGCAAACCGGTCATTTTACATGATATTCGCTCCAGGGGTGCGTTAAGTTATTTAAAATTAGCCGAAGAGATAATAGAGAAAAACAATAAAAATTAGAAAGGATGGAATCGTGGAAAAATTTTACATACGCTCACAGGACATCGAGCAAAAAATCCATTCTGTTAAATTACCCTATCTGGCCTGGAAGGTGTTGTTCTTATTGGGCGAGAAACAATCGGTTGCTGCGTTGGCCGAGATTTTGGGCGACGACGAACAAACGATCGAAGGCGCGCTTAAAACGCTGATTGATGAAGAACTGGCGGTGGAAATAGAGGCCGAAGCTCCTTCCGAAAAAGCGGAAGAAAAGGCAGAAATCTTAGAAGAAACGCCGGAACCAGCCGTTCCGGAAATTGAGGAAGAAGAAGAGGAGGCGGAAGCGGCGCCAGAGCAGGAAGAAGTCGTCTCAGAAGAAGCGCCAGTTGAAATACCTGAAGCGAAAGAGAAAGAAGAATCGGATCTTTCGGAAATAGAGGAAGAAGAAAGTTTTACGGGCATTGAAGATTTTGACATCCCAGGCGTGGAAGAAGAGCTGGTAGAAGAAAGCGAATCGGATATTTCCGAAGTAGAATCAGACATTGAGCTGCCTCAGCTTGAAGAGGAAACAGAAAAGCTGGATTTTGATTTCGAAAACATGGAAGAACCTGCGGTTGCAGAAGCGGAAAAAGCGGAAGAAAAAGAAGAAGAAAAGGAAACAAAACCGGCGGGGGCGCCAACCCTATTGGTTATTGACGATAGCATCGTGATTCGAAAAATGGTAGAGCTGGCGCTGGAAGGCGAAGATTTAATACTCGAAACCGCAACCAGCGGTAAGGAGGGGTTAAAAGCCCTGGATGAGGTCAAACCGGATGTGGTGGTTCTCGATTTAATGTTGCCGGATATCAATGGCATTGATCTTTTGAAAACCATCAAAGCATCGTTGAACATTCCGGTGATTATGCTCTCCGGAAAAGATTCGCCGCAAATGATAGAAAAAGCCAAAGCCGAAGGGGCGGATGCCTTTTTGCCCAAACCGTTCAGAGACGAGGAGCTGGTCAAAACAATTCATGAACTTTTACAAAAATAAAGTGAACGATTATGGAAACAGAAGCACGCGTTTCATTAATAAAAATATCCGATCAGTACTTTGCTATTGAAATAAAATATATTCGCGAGGTGCTCCCTCTGCCACAGGTGACCAAAGTGCCCAATGTGGAAAAACAATTTTTGGGGGTGTTTAATTTGAGGGGCAAAATTGTGCCATTGATTGACATAAGCCCCATTTTAAAATTGCAGAATATGACGTTAGAACCAGACCATTTTGTCATCTATTGTCTGGTAAACGGTAAATATGCGGGCATTCTGGCCGAAAAGGTTCTGGAAATGCGCGATCTGGAAACGGAACAACTACACGTACCGGGCGCCGAGGTCAACCCGGACCTTTTACCCTACATCTCAGCCATTTATGAGGAAACGCAATACGGAACCATTTATGTTCTGGACATGGTTTCCATTTTTGAATCGGCAGAATTAAACAGGTACCGCTTTGAATAACCTGGCGCGGCTCTTTTTCGCCCAATTTTAAAATGATGAGGGCTTTATGAAAAGCGACATAAAATATCTATTTATACGCATTAGCATCGTTCTTTTTTCCATCTGTTTGCTCGCATTTTTTGCGGCCATGGTGCTGCAAAAAAATGCAGAACTGGATCGTGTCATCGTCGGACAGTCGAAGCAGCTTTCCTTAATCGGAAATGCCTTTACAACCTACCTTGCGCCCGACTCGGTAATTGCAGCCGGTGCTGAAAAAGTTGAGGGTTATATTAAAGATTTTAGATTGAAACTCAAGCTGGCCAGTTACTACCAGTTTAAAGTTCTGCAGATCGAAGGAACGCACACGCGCATCATTTATGATGAAGAAAATCCCGCAAACAACGGCAAAGATTTTGACTTCTGGAAGGAGATGCAGGATGCGCGGCAAACGAATCGGCAAACCTTTCATCTGGTTAAAGATGGCGGCCGACTGGTTTACTCATTAGTACAGCCATTGCAAATTGAAAACGAGTTGACCGATCGCCTGGTTTTGATTCAATGCGATCTGAAGCCGTTTTTGAAAAATGATTTACGCGCCGTTTTGCCGCATGGCCTGGGCTTGATCGGCATCTGGTTTATTCTGGAGCTTTTGCTCTTTTTACTGCTTAAGCCGGTCGATTCGGCCCTAAGTTATTTCAGAGAATCCTTTAAGCGTTTGCAAGAAGGCAAATCCGTTTTAAAGCCGGAAACGGGCTACAAGTATTTTCATACGGAATATGACCTGTTAAAAGAGGCTTCGCGTAAATTTATTAAAATTGAAGAGGTACAGTTAGATCGTTCGGAAGAACAAAAACAAATTAAAGAGTTTTTGAACATTGTAACGGCGGCAGCAGAGGGCGATTTTACCGTGCAGGCCAGCGTAACGGCAGACGCTCTGGGCGCGCTATCCGATTCATTTAACCTGATGATCAGCGATTTGAGTAAACTAATTAAAGATGTGAAAAATGCCGCTTTTCAGGTTGCCGGTTCCACGGCGGACATTTTAGCCAATATTGAGGAGATGGCTCAGGGGGCCGAAGACCAGGCCAGGCAAACAGAAAATATCAGCCGCCTGGCCCATGAGATGAACGAAATTTTTGTTAATACGCGCGAAAGCGCCCAAAAATCGGCAAAAGCGGCGCAGGAGGCTCGCCTTGTGGCCCAGAAGGGAGAGGCGGTTGTGCAAAAAGCCATCGAGGGCATGCACAACATTCGACGTTCCGTGCGCGAAGCCATGAAACAGGTGCGCTTTCTGGATGAAAATTCCGCGCGCATCGGCGAGATTTCGGATTTTATCGCCGAGATCTCCAGCAGAACCAATTTATTGGCCCTGAATGCCTCCATCGAAGCCGCCCGCGCCGGGGAATCCGGACGTGGATTTAGCATTGTGGCCGAAGAAATCCGCAACCTGGCCGAGAGCACCAATACTTCGGCCGAAGAGATTTCTAAATTGATCGAAGCCATTCAGAAAAGTATTTCATTAACACTGGAAAATATTGAAAACGGCAATTCCGAAGTGGCGGTGGGCGTTCAACTGGTCGATCAGACGGGCGACGCCCTGCGCGAAATTTTAGAAAAAGTGGAAATCTCTTCAAACGCCGCTTCCGATATCTCACAGGCAACCGAAGAACAAACCAGATACAGCCAACAAATTGCCAGAGCGCTCGAAGAAATAGCAGGGATAGCTAAAGCAACCGCAGACCGGGCTCAGCAGTCAAGGCAGGCTGCTCAACAATTAGAGGCTTTGTCAAAAGAGTTGAACAAAGCCGTAGAAAAATTTAAGTTGAGTAATAATGGAGCAACACAATGATCGAAATGAATAAAGCCGTTTCATTCAATACGTTCTTTTTCCTGGAATTTATGGATGCTGTTATTGAGCGACTGGGAGACCAATTCGATCCGAGAGCAAAGACCTTTTTACAGCGCTTTAAAAATACAGTTGCTCAGGCTGCCGATCCCATCGAAACCCTGGAAAGTATGGCGCAGTATCAGCAGACCAATGAAATGACCATTTTCCTTTTTGATCTGTTGAATCGCCTGGAAAAAATTCCGCCCCAGCAGGCCATGGAAAACCTGGAAGGACTGGCCGCTGATTTTATTAATTTGTTCAGCCTGATGATGGAAGATGAAGAAGTTTTGCAGGGCCTGAGCGCTGTAGAGGAACATTTTGCGCCGCTGGAAAAAGCCCCCGCTGAAACAGCTCATAAAGAAAAACCGGAGCCAACGGTGAGTTTTGAAGAGTTTTATCCCGCTTTTATCAAAGAACAGATTTTACAGACTGCTGCGCCCGACGAGAAAGACGTTCTGGAAACCCTGCTTGATATTATTCTTGCCAACCTGTATCGCGGCGAAAATTGGCCGGAACCTTTGAAAGCCGCGGCCGAAAAGCTAAAGGAACTTTTGCCAGAAGACTTAACGGAAAAATCTCCGACCCAATTAATGGAGCTAAGCAAAACGTATATCCCGGCCATTGCCGAAGAGCTGAAAACGCTGCAAAAAGCTCATTCGGACTTAATGGAATCCATACTCCGCACAGGGCAAATTCCGGCAGAAGAAGAAAAGGGCGAGGAGACTATCGACGATCTTTTAAAGGCCTATTTTT
This sequence is a window from Caldithrix abyssi DSM 13497. Protein-coding genes within it:
- the rplQ gene encoding 50S ribosomal protein L17, with the protein product MRHRKKGNHLGRTASHKKALMRNLAAEVFEHKEIRTTLAKAKELRSYVERLITYGKKGTLHHRRLAFQFLQNKNAVKTLFDEIAPLYEDRAGGYTRIIKLGNRRGDNAQISIFQLVGFEKVKSKKDEKKKEAKKAKPEVKEEDVKAAVEEKKQPAEGEAKETAEPTEQTKADTPEEVKSEETPQEAAEEKKAPEDEKKE
- a CDS encoding glycoside hydrolase family 10 protein, producing MLKIIVLILGILVGQALAQHRGIWIVRNSLNTKEDLKQLERIHQKLQLTDVYVQVRALGENVYSAPMASRLTLNEIVEFCHRNGIKAHAWINVFYIWSKNKAPRNPNHPFLQDVDHLLSDWSSEEPVLKNLKKKGVEGYFVDPRAFTNKAQIERLLNQLLTQYQFDGIHLDYIRYPGKGVIFSKHLRTLFMKKYFIDPLLFFKEKTFNPEGQSLYRNFLLNELNNFVENFKNVVRQIDESCVVTMAVKPDIDRAKFEYYQDWVNWLKQGSGDYVLMMNYSPDENVFRKNLLKAEQLIGKNNVVCGIGAYYLDGENLEKRIKLVEALQFKGYALFSFTTLKNKPELLTTIDQRQTIKIQTY
- a CDS encoding ParA family protein; translated protein: MGKILVVAGQKGGIGKTTTVVNLGASLAIFNKSVLLVDLDPQGSVGISFQLDEYHVKLGMYDVIVNNMALSNAIINSGLDTLDIAPMNVRNEEMEIELYSRALKIDLVKTILTPVRNLYDFIIVDCPPNLGAMTLNGLVAADEVIIPVLSEYYSLKSLGKFLNTLKNISKKYNKNLKIGGILVTMYDARVRKQKEIMEYLRSTFKELVFKSFIPRNSKVSEAPSVGKPVILHDIRSRGALSYLKLAEEIIEKNNKN
- a CDS encoding response regulator codes for the protein MEKFYIRSQDIEQKIHSVKLPYLAWKVLFLLGEKQSVAALAEILGDDEQTIEGALKTLIDEELAVEIEAEAPSEKAEEKAEILEETPEPAVPEIEEEEEEAEAAPEQEEVVSEEAPVEIPEAKEKEESDLSEIEEEESFTGIEDFDIPGVEEELVEESESDISEVESDIELPQLEEETEKLDFDFENMEEPAVAEAEKAEEKEEEKETKPAGAPTLLVIDDSIVIRKMVELALEGEDLILETATSGKEGLKALDEVKPDVVVLDLMLPDINGIDLLKTIKASLNIPVIMLSGKDSPQMIEKAKAEGADAFLPKPFRDEELVKTIHELLQK
- a CDS encoding chemotaxis protein CheW; amino-acid sequence: METEARVSLIKISDQYFAIEIKYIREVLPLPQVTKVPNVEKQFLGVFNLRGKIVPLIDISPILKLQNMTLEPDHFVIYCLVNGKYAGILAEKVLEMRDLETEQLHVPGAEVNPDLLPYISAIYEETQYGTIYVLDMVSIFESAELNRYRFE
- a CDS encoding methyl-accepting chemotaxis protein; its protein translation is MKSDIKYLFIRISIVLFSICLLAFFAAMVLQKNAELDRVIVGQSKQLSLIGNAFTTYLAPDSVIAAGAEKVEGYIKDFRLKLKLASYYQFKVLQIEGTHTRIIYDEENPANNGKDFDFWKEMQDARQTNRQTFHLVKDGGRLVYSLVQPLQIENELTDRLVLIQCDLKPFLKNDLRAVLPHGLGLIGIWFILELLLFLLLKPVDSALSYFRESFKRLQEGKSVLKPETGYKYFHTEYDLLKEASRKFIKIEEVQLDRSEEQKQIKEFLNIVTAAAEGDFTVQASVTADALGALSDSFNLMISDLSKLIKDVKNAAFQVAGSTADILANIEEMAQGAEDQARQTENISRLAHEMNEIFVNTRESAQKSAKAAQEARLVAQKGEAVVQKAIEGMHNIRRSVREAMKQVRFLDENSARIGEISDFIAEISSRTNLLALNASIEAARAGESGRGFSIVAEEIRNLAESTNTSAEEISKLIEAIQKSISLTLENIENGNSEVAVGVQLVDQTGDALREILEKVEISSNAASDISQATEEQTRYSQQIARALEEIAGIAKATADRAQQSRQAAQQLEALSKELNKAVEKFKLSNNGATQ